In the genome of Prevotella sp. HUN102, one region contains:
- a CDS encoding tetratricopeptide repeat protein — MAQAEVPFRVAMNSVEKTTKKADRLLEKADEAFDNEDFDKAYRYYVKAAKAGNIDAYYNVGMCFENGWGVKTDFKKALEWYRKSAYSSVALGQYKLGILYFNGLCGLESDRKKGLEWLFKAANGCEPWAMEFIGNCYREGNGVEKNLEEAIRWYRMAAEYGDEDAMRHLQDLNVPQQEKESETTVVAKEQNNATYN, encoded by the coding sequence ATGGCACAAGCCGAAGTGCCGTTCCGTGTAGCAATGAATAGCGTTGAGAAAACAACGAAAAAGGCAGACAGATTATTGGAAAAAGCCGATGAGGCGTTTGATAACGAAGACTTCGATAAGGCGTATCGGTATTATGTAAAGGCTGCCAAAGCAGGCAATATAGATGCCTATTACAATGTTGGAATGTGTTTTGAAAATGGTTGGGGAGTGAAAACTGATTTTAAAAAGGCGTTGGAATGGTACCGGAAATCGGCTTATTCGAGCGTTGCATTGGGACAATATAAATTAGGTATTCTTTATTTCAATGGATTATGCGGCCTTGAATCCGACAGGAAAAAGGGATTGGAATGGCTTTTCAAGGCTGCCAATGGCTGCGAACCGTGGGCTATGGAATTTATTGGAAACTGTTACAGGGAGGGCAACGGCGTGGAGAAAAATCTTGAGGAAGCCATACGTTGGTACAGGATGGCAGCAGAATATGGCGATGAAGACGCAATGCGGCATCTTCAAGACCTGAACGTTCCACAACAGGAAAAGGAATCTGAAACGACGGTGGTTGCAAAAGAACAGAACAATGCAACCTATAATTAA
- a CDS encoding SagB/ThcOx family dehydrogenase, with the protein MSTLVTNAQDVIKLPDPFVGSSKYDLSLMGALSSRSSNREFGDEEINNQDLSTLLWCATGVNREDVNKLTAPSAINAQDIMVYVCSVKGAYLYDPFKNELKKVTDGDLRVSIAGRQKGMEKAPISLVLVSNQAKFGGESTNGAMISGAMDAGYVSQNIYLACAAMGLNTVARATMDKEALQKSLKLTEQQVLFLNHPIGHKPFKLQQADGNVAK; encoded by the coding sequence ATGAGCACGTTAGTTACAAATGCACAAGACGTTATCAAATTGCCGGATCCGTTCGTCGGAAGTTCCAAATACGATTTAAGCCTGATGGGAGCACTCTCTTCGCGTTCGTCCAATCGTGAATTTGGCGATGAGGAAATCAATAATCAGGACCTTTCCACCTTGCTTTGGTGTGCAACGGGAGTGAATCGTGAAGACGTGAATAAGCTAACGGCACCTTCGGCAATCAATGCTCAGGACATTATGGTGTATGTTTGCTCGGTAAAGGGTGCTTATCTTTACGACCCTTTCAAGAATGAACTGAAGAAAGTAACCGATGGGGATCTGCGTGTTTCCATCGCCGGCCGACAGAAAGGAATGGAAAAAGCACCCATCAGCCTTGTGCTTGTTTCCAATCAGGCTAAGTTTGGTGGTGAAAGCACCAACGGAGCAATGATTTCCGGTGCTATGGATGCAGGTTATGTTTCGCAGAATATCTATCTTGCCTGCGCTGCTATGGGGCTGAATACGGTAGCTCGTGCCACGATGGATAAGGAAGCATTGCAGAAAAGTCTGAAACTTACGGAGCAGCAAGTGCTTTTTCTCAATCATCCGATAGGACACAAGCCGTTCAAGCTTCAGCAAGCTGATGGCAATGTTGCGAAGTAA
- a CDS encoding glycosyltransferase family 4 protein produces the protein MKILLLGEYSNVHWTLAEGLRTLGHEVTVVSNGDFWKNYPRDIDVSRKDGKIGGISLLIRVYSLLCKFRNYDIVQLINPLFFEFKAERHFRIYKYLRKHNRKIVLGAFGMDYYWVHTCSTEMPLRYSDFNIGSTLRTNKDALKERKDWLNTPKEALNRYIAEDCNGIVAGLYEYWVCYHPRFKEKTTFIPYPIKTKPDAAVCSKAELPIKIFVGISKSRSEYKGTDIMLKAAQDIENEYPTKVELKIANGIPFSEYVEMMEGSDLILDQLYSYTPSMNPLEAMSRGIVCIGGGEPENYEIIGEKRLRPIVNVEPTYESCYKELKKIVENPSQIQRLKAESIEYVQKHHNYIKVAKEYEAFYKQLLKQD, from the coding sequence ATGAAGATATTGCTTTTAGGAGAATACAGCAACGTGCATTGGACGTTGGCTGAGGGTTTGCGCACGCTCGGCCACGAAGTAACCGTGGTTTCTAACGGAGACTTTTGGAAAAACTATCCGAGAGACATTGATGTTTCAAGAAAAGATGGAAAGATTGGAGGTATAAGTCTGTTAATCAGGGTTTATTCACTTCTTTGTAAGTTCAGAAATTATGATATAGTCCAACTCATCAACCCTCTTTTTTTTGAGTTCAAAGCCGAAAGACACTTCCGTATTTACAAGTATCTGAGGAAGCATAACAGAAAAATAGTTCTCGGTGCTTTCGGAATGGACTATTATTGGGTTCACACTTGCAGCACAGAAATGCCGTTGCGTTACAGCGATTTCAATATCGGCAGCACGCTGCGAACCAACAAGGACGCGCTGAAAGAGCGAAAAGACTGGCTCAACACTCCGAAAGAGGCGTTGAACAGATACATTGCCGAAGACTGCAATGGCATTGTTGCCGGACTCTATGAGTATTGGGTGTGCTATCATCCCCGCTTCAAGGAAAAGACAACGTTCATCCCTTATCCCATAAAGACAAAGCCGGACGCAGCCGTTTGCAGCAAGGCTGAACTCCCGATAAAAATCTTCGTTGGAATCAGCAAAAGCCGTTCTGAATACAAGGGAACGGACATTATGCTCAAAGCCGCACAGGATATAGAGAATGAATACCCCACCAAGGTTGAACTGAAAATTGCCAATGGAATCCCTTTCAGCGAATATGTTGAGATGATGGAGGGTTCCGACCTCATACTGGACCAACTTTACAGCTACACCCCTTCGATGAATCCACTCGAAGCAATGAGCCGTGGCATCGTATGCATTGGTGGAGGCGAACCTGAAAACTACGAAATCATCGGCGAAAAACGACTTCGCCCCATCGTGAATGTAGAACCGACATACGAAAGCTGCTACAAAGAGCTTAAAAAGATTGTTGAAAATCCCTCGCAGATTCAGCGACTGAAAGCAGAAAGCATTGAGTATGTTCAGAAACACCATAATTATATAAAGGTGGCAAAAGAATACGAAGCATTCTATAAGCAGCTTTTAAAGCAAGATTAA